A genomic segment from Gavia stellata isolate bGavSte3 chromosome 4, bGavSte3.hap2, whole genome shotgun sequence encodes:
- the LOC132316882 gene encoding tetraspanin-7-like produces the protein MTMLKLSLMAFSFVFWAAGLTMLIIGLWAKVSLGSYLVLSANDYPSAPAILLATGAAVIIWGFLGCFGAATEHRGLLRAYSTFLTAVLAAGLTAGLSALVYRQNIAQGFQEGLRQALLAYGEDEGMADALDALQRALSCCGVESYRDWLTSPWGLEQNGSVPLSCCRARRGCQHSPPNGHGLHHDGCFSKVSAFVSSNMFYVATAALGLALLQLIGIVLACLLAARIPAHLLGIATPH, from the coding sequence ATGACCATGCTCAAGTTGTCCCTCATGGCCTTCAGCTTCGTCTTCTGGGCAGCGGGGCTGACCATGCTCATCATCGGCCTCTGGGCCAAGGTGTCTCTGGGGAGCTACCTGGTGCTGTCGGCCAACGACTACCCCAGCGCCCCTGCCATCCTCTTGGCCACCGGCGCTGCCGTCATCATCTGGGGCTTCCTGGGCTGCTTCGGCGCCGCCACGGAGCACCGGGGCCTCCTGCGCGCCTACAGCACCTTCCTGACCGCTGTGCTGGCGGCCGGGCTGACGGCGGGGCTCTCGGCGCTCGTCTACCGCCAGAACATTGCGCAGGGTTTCCAGGAAGGGCTGCGCCAGGCCCTGCTCGCCTATGGAGAGGATGAGGGGATGGCAGATGCCCTGGATGCTTTGCAGCGCGCCTTGTCCTGCTGTGGGGTGGAGAGCTACCGCGACTGGCTCACCTCGCCCTGGGGGCTGGAGCAAAACGGCTCCGTGCCCCTCAGCTGCTGCCGGGCCCGCCGGGGTTGCCAGCACAGCCCACCCAATGGACACGGGCTGCACCATGACGGTTGCTTCAGCAAGGTGTCAGCCTTCGTCAGCAGCAACATGTTTTATGTTGCCACGGCTGCCCTGGGATTGGCGTTGCTGCAGCTCATTGGCATTGTCCTGGCTTGCCTGCTGGCTGCCCGCATCCCTGCCCACCTGCTGGGCATTGCCACCCCTCATTGA